A window of the Gemmatirosa kalamazoonensis genome harbors these coding sequences:
- the nadC gene encoding carboxylating nicotinate-nucleotide diphosphorylase — MTTPTPEPSRDPSIPSGHAPRGDAPQPNRRSGDRRTGDRRTHTPLSRMLEGLATTSEHAIVMPVEPALYPLTPSQTSVLVREALLEDEAFNDVTTIATVLSERRARAHIVARAQGVVAGLPLAVEAFRQIDPRITVRVDVPDGAMVTPGMPVLFMTGHARGILSAERVALNFLQRLSGVASLTSRYVSAVAGTGARILDTRKTTPGWRRLEKYAVRAGGGYNHRMDLATAVLIKDNHLAAVDGDIAFAVRRARELAPDGARVEVECDTKAQVGAALAAGADVIMLDNMSLELMKECAALCKGRATTEASGGVRLDSVRAIAETGVDWISVGALTHSAPALDIALDFD; from the coding sequence ATGACGACACCGACCCCCGAGCCGAGCCGCGACCCGTCCATCCCTTCCGGGCATGCACCGCGCGGCGACGCGCCGCAGCCGAACCGCCGGAGCGGGGACCGCCGCACGGGCGACCGCCGCACGCACACGCCGCTGTCGCGCATGCTCGAGGGGCTGGCGACGACGTCGGAACACGCCATCGTCATGCCGGTGGAGCCGGCCCTCTATCCGCTGACGCCGTCCCAGACCTCGGTGCTGGTGCGCGAGGCGCTGCTCGAGGACGAGGCGTTCAACGACGTGACGACGATCGCCACGGTGCTCAGCGAGCGCCGTGCGCGGGCGCACATCGTCGCGCGCGCGCAGGGCGTCGTCGCCGGGCTGCCGCTCGCCGTGGAGGCGTTCCGGCAGATCGACCCGCGCATCACGGTCCGCGTCGACGTGCCCGACGGGGCGATGGTGACGCCGGGCATGCCGGTGCTGTTCATGACCGGCCACGCACGCGGCATCCTCTCCGCCGAGCGCGTGGCGCTGAACTTCCTGCAGCGGCTCTCCGGCGTCGCGTCGCTGACGTCGCGCTACGTCTCGGCGGTCGCCGGCACCGGCGCGCGCATCCTCGACACGCGCAAGACGACGCCGGGGTGGCGGCGGCTGGAGAAGTACGCGGTGCGCGCCGGCGGCGGCTACAACCACCGGATGGATCTCGCGACCGCGGTGCTCATCAAGGACAACCACCTCGCCGCGGTGGACGGCGACATCGCGTTCGCCGTGCGGCGGGCGCGCGAGCTCGCGCCGGACGGCGCGCGCGTCGAGGTGGAGTGCGACACGAAGGCGCAGGTGGGAGCCGCGCTCGCGGCGGGCGCGGACGTCATCATGCTCGACAACATGTCGCTCGAGCTGATGAAGGAGTGCGCCGCGCTGTGCAAGGGACGCGCGACCACCGAGGCGTCGGGCGGCGTACGCCTCGACTCGGTCCGCGCGATCGCCGAGACGGGCGTCGACTGGATCTCGGTCGGTGCGCTCACGCACTCGGCACCGGCGCTGGACATCGCGCTCGATTTCGACTGA
- a CDS encoding CHRD domain-containing protein produces MLAVRRLVQMGAVLLVPLAAGPLSAQQMTFFANITNSQEVPPTHPTTVAGAPRISFGTATFVLNAAHTQLSFNATVFGLDFTHSQSADPNDDLLNAHIHSGPNGPGSGLNNPVAWGFHGSPFNDLFLDNANTVPSGLTDDCTAFATGVGGTCSGVWNLLEGNNTTLQAQLPNILAGNAYINFHTVQFAGGEIRGYLTAVPEPSAYALVGTGLVGLAALRMRRRRA; encoded by the coding sequence ATGCTTGCCGTCCGACGGCTGGTGCAGATGGGAGCCGTACTGCTCGTACCGCTCGCCGCAGGTCCGCTGTCCGCGCAGCAGATGACGTTCTTCGCCAACATCACGAACTCGCAGGAGGTCCCGCCGACCCACCCCACGACGGTGGCGGGCGCTCCGCGGATCTCGTTCGGGACGGCGACGTTCGTGCTCAACGCCGCGCACACGCAGTTGTCGTTCAACGCGACCGTGTTCGGACTCGACTTCACGCACTCGCAGTCCGCCGACCCGAACGACGATCTGCTCAACGCGCACATCCACTCGGGACCGAACGGACCGGGGAGTGGATTGAACAATCCGGTCGCGTGGGGCTTCCACGGGTCGCCGTTCAACGATCTGTTCCTCGACAACGCCAACACCGTTCCGAGCGGGTTGACGGACGACTGCACGGCGTTCGCCACGGGGGTCGGCGGCACGTGCTCCGGCGTCTGGAACCTGCTCGAGGGGAACAACACGACGCTGCAGGCGCAGTTGCCGAACATCCTCGCCGGCAACGCGTACATCAACTTCCACACGGTGCAGTTCGCGGGCGGCGAGATTCGCGGCTATCTCACCGCCGTTCCCGAGCCGAGCGCGTACGCGCTGGTGGGGACGGGGCTCGTGGGGCTGGCGGCGCTCCGCATGCGGCGGCGCCGCGCCTGA
- a CDS encoding nuclear transport factor 2 family protein has product MIAPSSPSRPRALLLPALLAAALLGALCACTAPPASDPRRDAALSDTLTALIVRAYDFSRPGFVERATSLYAPTGPVISAAAGRVTTTRAAVVQSIASFWDRVGRNMQGPRFLIRERHATALGPAAAVLTIAYVIPHHTPEGRPHTLGGAWTALFVRRDDRWVIVQEHLSDLPPQPERMDSTMAMP; this is encoded by the coding sequence GTGATCGCACCGTCGTCGCCCAGTCGTCCGCGCGCGTTGCTGCTTCCCGCGCTGCTCGCCGCCGCGCTCCTCGGCGCGCTGTGCGCGTGCACCGCGCCGCCGGCGAGCGACCCGCGCCGCGACGCCGCGCTCTCCGACACGCTCACCGCGCTCATCGTGCGCGCGTACGACTTCTCGCGCCCGGGCTTCGTGGAGCGCGCGACGAGCCTCTACGCGCCGACGGGCCCCGTGATCTCCGCCGCCGCCGGCCGGGTGACGACGACGCGCGCCGCGGTGGTGCAATCGATCGCGAGCTTCTGGGACCGCGTCGGCCGCAACATGCAGGGCCCGCGCTTCCTGATCCGCGAGCGCCACGCGACGGCGTTAGGCCCGGCCGCCGCCGTGCTCACGATCGCGTACGTCATCCCGCACCACACGCCGGAGGGACGTCCGCACACGCTCGGCGGCGCGTGGACCGCGCTGTTCGTGCGCCGCGACGACCGGTGGGTGATCGTGCAGGAGCACCTGTCCGATCTGCCGCCGCAGCCCGAGCGGATGGATTCGACGATGGCGATGCCGTGA
- a CDS encoding OmpA family protein, with protein MQRFMVRQWRSRATILAALAVAGMTLDACASLNNKERGAIIGAATGAAAGGAVGSKNGGTARGAIIGAAVGGAAGAIIGHQMDQRAKEIQQNIKGARVERVGEGILVTFESGLLFDFDSDVLREPARANLRELAASYDKYPDTDLTIVGHTDAVGDDAYNLRLSERRAAAAAAYLVQQGVPSAHVKPAGRGETEPVAPNDTEAGRQQNRRVEVAIYASDKLKATARQQALR; from the coding sequence ATGCAGCGATTCATGGTGCGGCAGTGGCGTTCTCGGGCGACGATCCTCGCGGCGCTCGCCGTCGCGGGAATGACGCTCGACGCGTGCGCGTCGCTGAACAACAAGGAGCGGGGCGCCATCATCGGCGCGGCGACGGGCGCCGCGGCGGGCGGCGCGGTCGGCAGCAAGAACGGCGGCACGGCGCGCGGCGCGATCATCGGTGCAGCGGTCGGCGGGGCGGCGGGCGCGATCATCGGCCACCAGATGGACCAGCGCGCGAAGGAGATCCAGCAGAACATCAAGGGCGCGCGCGTCGAGCGAGTGGGCGAGGGGATCCTCGTGACGTTCGAGAGCGGCCTGCTGTTCGACTTCGACTCCGACGTGCTGCGCGAGCCGGCGCGCGCGAACCTGCGCGAGCTCGCCGCGAGCTACGACAAGTATCCGGACACCGACCTCACGATCGTCGGCCACACCGACGCGGTCGGCGACGATGCCTACAATCTCCGACTCTCCGAGCGTCGCGCCGCCGCGGCTGCCGCGTACCTCGTGCAGCAGGGCGTGCCAAGCGCGCACGTGAAGCCCGCGGGTCGGGGCGAGACGGAGCCGGTGGCCCCGAACGACACCGAGGCCGGCCGGCAGCAGAACCGCCGCGTCGAGGTCGCGATCTACGCCAGCGACAAGCTGAAGGCGACCGCGCGGCAGCAGGCGCTTCGCTGA
- the fahA gene encoding fumarylacetoacetase has product MNDTLDPKLRSWVESAHDPATEFPIQNLPFGVFRRAGSDEAPRVGVAIGDQILDLCACLAEGLLEDVREGPAAIACAAPSLNVLMSLGRAHATALRAGVSRVLRAGGAPTRYDRERAERILVPMADAELFLPADVGDYTDFYASVFHATNVGRLFRPDQPLLPNYKWVPIGYHGRASSIVRSGTPVRRPHGQTKRPDDERPTFGPTRQLDYELELGFYIGAGTSLGQRLAIDDAESHLFGVSLVNDWSARDVQSWEYQPLGPFLAKSFATTVSPWVVTLDALEPFRRAAFARPEGDPAPLPHLVSVVDQARGAFDVTLEVWLSTARMRDAGLDPCRVSHGSFADMYWTPAQLVTHHTSNGCNLRPGDLLASGTVSGPEPSSRGCLLELTTRGAEPLSLPGGETRAFLDDGDEVILRGYCEAEGAVRIGLGECRGLVVG; this is encoded by the coding sequence GTGAACGACACGCTCGATCCGAAGCTCCGCTCGTGGGTGGAGTCGGCGCACGACCCCGCCACCGAGTTCCCGATCCAGAACCTGCCGTTCGGCGTCTTCCGCCGCGCGGGAAGCGACGAGGCGCCGCGCGTGGGCGTCGCGATCGGCGACCAGATCCTGGATCTCTGCGCGTGTCTGGCAGAGGGGCTGCTGGAGGACGTGCGCGAGGGGCCGGCGGCGATCGCGTGCGCGGCGCCGTCGCTCAACGTGCTCATGTCGCTCGGCCGCGCGCACGCGACGGCGCTGCGCGCGGGCGTGAGCCGCGTGCTGCGCGCGGGCGGGGCGCCGACGCGCTACGACCGCGAGCGCGCCGAGCGGATCCTCGTGCCGATGGCGGACGCGGAGCTGTTCCTCCCCGCCGACGTGGGCGACTACACCGACTTCTACGCGTCGGTGTTCCACGCGACGAACGTCGGGCGCCTGTTCCGTCCCGACCAGCCGCTGCTTCCGAACTACAAGTGGGTGCCGATCGGCTACCACGGCCGCGCGTCGAGCATCGTGCGGAGCGGCACGCCCGTTAGGCGCCCGCACGGCCAGACCAAGCGCCCCGACGACGAGCGGCCGACGTTCGGTCCCACGCGGCAGCTCGACTACGAGCTGGAGCTGGGCTTCTACATCGGCGCCGGCACGTCGCTCGGCCAGCGGCTCGCGATCGACGACGCGGAGTCGCACCTGTTCGGCGTGTCCCTCGTGAACGACTGGTCGGCACGCGACGTCCAGAGCTGGGAGTACCAGCCGTTAGGCCCATTCCTCGCCAAGAGCTTCGCGACCACGGTATCGCCGTGGGTCGTGACGCTCGACGCGCTGGAGCCGTTCCGCCGCGCCGCGTTCGCGCGCCCCGAGGGCGACCCGGCCCCGCTGCCGCACCTGGTGTCCGTGGTGGACCAGGCGCGCGGCGCGTTCGACGTCACGCTCGAGGTGTGGCTCTCCACGGCGCGCATGCGCGACGCGGGGCTCGACCCGTGCCGCGTGAGCCACGGCTCGTTCGCCGACATGTACTGGACCCCTGCGCAGCTCGTGACGCACCACACGAGCAACGGCTGCAACCTGCGTCCCGGCGACCTGCTCGCGAGTGGCACCGTCTCGGGCCCCGAGCCGTCGTCGCGCGGCTGCCTGCTGGAGCTCACGACGCGCGGCGCCGAGCCGCTCTCCCTACCGGGCGGCGAGACGCGCGCGTTCCTCGACGACGGGGACGAGGTGATCCTCCGCGGCTACTGCGAGGCGGAAGGGGCCGTACGGATCGGGTTGGGCGAGTGCCGCGGCCTGGTCGTCGGATAG
- a CDS encoding DUF3667 domain-containing protein, producing the protein MRPSPSVLIDAAPPGRSSTFAPASDAATPPVEGTRCANCGGEGCEHYCPRCGQETHDLHRSLYGILGELLDTFAGWDGKIPATLWLLVRRPGGLTREFLAGRRVRYLRPLRLYLTMSVLFFVSLSLLRDPPSAAPNDVQKSLVTFSRTGAPPSAATAGTALTDQSGVVRDDAEFKAFLERHRNEKGNDPRAWFKRHFVGGLLKLQHMSPTEQRLVLRNAMMQKAPNMVFLLLPVFALLLRLLYLRTPVYYAEHFVFALHNHAFAYLAMTTARVSAVGLRPVGFGAVAAIPLLWMPIYFFASMRRVYGGSRSRTAVKFVALSLVYGTVLFCAVLATALVSLVTL; encoded by the coding sequence ATGCGTCCTTCCCCCTCCGTCCTGATCGACGCGGCGCCGCCGGGGCGCTCCTCGACGTTCGCTCCCGCGTCGGACGCCGCGACGCCACCCGTGGAGGGGACGCGCTGCGCGAACTGCGGCGGCGAGGGGTGCGAGCACTACTGCCCGCGCTGCGGCCAGGAGACGCACGACCTCCACCGCTCGCTGTACGGCATCCTCGGCGAGCTGCTGGACACGTTCGCGGGATGGGACGGCAAGATCCCGGCGACGCTGTGGCTGCTCGTGCGGCGGCCGGGCGGGCTGACGCGCGAGTTTCTCGCGGGCCGACGCGTGCGCTACCTCCGGCCGCTGCGACTGTACCTCACGATGAGCGTGCTGTTCTTCGTGTCGCTGTCGCTCCTGCGCGACCCGCCGAGCGCGGCGCCTAACGACGTGCAGAAGTCGCTCGTCACGTTCAGCCGCACGGGCGCGCCGCCCAGCGCAGCGACGGCCGGCACCGCGCTCACCGACCAGTCGGGCGTCGTGCGCGACGACGCCGAGTTCAAGGCGTTCCTCGAGCGGCACCGCAACGAGAAGGGGAACGACCCGCGCGCGTGGTTCAAGCGCCACTTCGTGGGCGGCCTGCTGAAGCTGCAGCACATGTCGCCGACCGAGCAGCGCCTCGTGCTGAGGAACGCGATGATGCAGAAGGCGCCGAACATGGTGTTCCTGCTGCTCCCCGTGTTCGCGCTGCTGCTGCGCCTTCTGTACCTGCGGACGCCGGTCTACTACGCCGAGCACTTCGTGTTCGCGCTGCACAACCACGCGTTCGCGTATCTCGCGATGACGACGGCGCGCGTGTCGGCGGTGGGTCTGCGCCCGGTGGGGTTCGGCGCGGTGGCGGCGATCCCGCTGCTGTGGATGCCGATCTACTTCTTCGCGTCGATGCGCCGCGTCTACGGCGGCTCGCGCAGCCGGACGGCGGTGAAGTTCGTCGCGCTCTCGCTCGTCTACGGCACCGTCCTGTTCTGCGCCGTGCTGGCCACCGCGCTCGTCTCGCTCGTCACGCTCTGA
- a CDS encoding Ig-like domain-containing protein, with translation MRSLLSLSATRSRRGLAVLAAVLATLTTGCEFITGVPKVVSVDVSLSPNDSLPARAQGQAIAAVHGKGDRNLTNSSKISIGFESSNPAVATVNASSGALTTVSEGTTIITATARGVKGSATLVVTQEIPVRVDAPPPTVHLNERVQLVITPIGATGQALGKRAVTITSTNTNVVTVETDNTTTGTFVKGVTVGQATVTGSVQGVPFNTVITVQPPSVAKVTGALQKGKNELLETESNQIAVSLFAADNAPISTAGQTITYSSNDQTVATVNPQSGVVTGVRQGTTTIDIAVAGTSARGSVAITVLPIPAKEIRFGNRAPFIRLGSNGTGVPSSRVAVPADSLGRAILNRQVQYKSTDPSVFSVTSLGTVVGQKLGQALLIASVDNGAVADTIKLTVTPVPIAVVQVLPIQANITAGQTQRFTATLTDSLGVTVSGRPITWTSSNSVAVPVDQTGLVTGVSAATAVISAITDAVPGLPGSQIGQAQVLVLPIPIATIDVQPTTVTLSLRSSPATVVSVTPRDANGAALFGRTANISVQSDDPSVASGDAQGNIRGFKQGTAKLTYQALDQNLQPQGQPTVVIVTVTQ, from the coding sequence ATGCGGTCTCTTCTCTCCCTCTCCGCGACCCGGTCGCGTCGAGGGCTGGCGGTCCTCGCCGCGGTGCTGGCGACGCTCACGACGGGGTGCGAGTTCATCACCGGCGTGCCGAAGGTGGTGTCGGTCGACGTCAGCCTGAGCCCCAACGACAGCCTGCCGGCCCGCGCGCAGGGCCAGGCGATCGCCGCGGTGCACGGCAAGGGGGACCGGAACCTCACGAACAGCTCGAAGATCAGCATCGGCTTCGAGTCCAGTAACCCGGCCGTCGCCACCGTGAACGCCAGCTCGGGCGCGCTCACGACCGTCTCCGAGGGGACGACGATCATCACCGCGACGGCGCGCGGCGTGAAGGGGAGCGCGACGCTCGTCGTGACGCAGGAGATTCCGGTGCGCGTGGACGCGCCGCCGCCGACGGTGCACCTGAACGAGCGGGTGCAGCTCGTGATCACGCCGATCGGCGCGACCGGTCAGGCGCTCGGCAAGCGCGCGGTCACCATCACGAGCACGAACACGAACGTCGTGACGGTGGAGACGGACAACACGACGACCGGGACGTTCGTGAAGGGCGTGACGGTCGGTCAGGCGACGGTGACGGGCAGCGTGCAGGGCGTGCCGTTCAACACCGTCATCACCGTCCAGCCGCCGAGCGTCGCGAAGGTCACCGGCGCCCTGCAGAAGGGGAAGAACGAGCTGCTCGAGACCGAGTCGAACCAGATCGCCGTGTCGCTGTTCGCCGCCGACAACGCGCCGATCTCGACGGCCGGCCAGACGATCACGTACTCGAGCAACGACCAGACGGTCGCCACGGTGAACCCGCAGTCGGGCGTCGTCACCGGCGTGCGGCAGGGCACCACCACGATCGACATCGCGGTCGCCGGCACGTCGGCGCGCGGCAGCGTCGCCATCACCGTGCTGCCGATCCCGGCGAAGGAGATCCGCTTCGGCAACCGCGCGCCGTTCATCCGACTCGGCTCCAACGGCACCGGCGTCCCCAGCTCGCGCGTCGCGGTGCCGGCGGACAGTCTCGGACGCGCAATCCTGAACCGACAGGTGCAGTACAAGAGCACCGACCCGTCGGTGTTCTCGGTGACCTCGCTCGGCACGGTCGTCGGGCAGAAGCTCGGCCAGGCGCTGCTGATCGCGAGCGTCGACAACGGCGCCGTTGCCGACACGATCAAGCTCACCGTCACGCCGGTGCCGATCGCCGTCGTGCAGGTGCTGCCGATCCAGGCCAACATCACCGCCGGTCAGACGCAGCGCTTCACCGCGACGCTCACCGACTCGCTCGGCGTCACCGTGAGCGGCCGGCCGATCACGTGGACGTCGAGCAACTCCGTCGCCGTGCCGGTCGACCAGACCGGGCTCGTGACGGGCGTCTCGGCGGCGACGGCGGTCATCTCGGCCATCACGGACGCGGTGCCGGGGCTCCCCGGGTCGCAGATCGGCCAGGCCCAGGTGCTCGTGCTCCCCATCCCGATCGCCACGATCGACGTCCAGCCGACGACGGTGACGCTGAGCCTCCGCTCGTCGCCGGCGACGGTGGTCTCGGTGACGCCGCGCGACGCGAACGGGGCCGCGCTGTTCGGGCGCACGGCCAACATCTCCGTCCAGTCGGACGACCCGTCGGTGGCGTCGGGCGACGCGCAGGGCAACATCCGCGGGTTCAAGCAGGGCACCGCGAAGCTCACCTACCAGGCGCTCGACCAGAACCTGCAGCCGCAGGGGCAGCCGACGGTGGTCATCGTGACCGTGACGCAGTAA
- a CDS encoding thioredoxin domain-containing protein, which produces MTNRLIDETSPYLRQHAHNPVDWHPWGDEAFAKARAEDRPILLSVGYAACHWCHVMERESFEDAATAQLMNEWFVPVKVDREERPDVDAIYMQATQAMTGHGGWPMTVFLTPDGEPFVAGTYFPPEDRHGMPSFRRVLRAVAEAWRTQREKVERTTSALRDMYAEAARAAVPSGTLDDDTLVRAVRSIAATYDRDRGGTKGAPKFPPAMAYDFLLRRWARTGDPSLLDMAAHTFRAMARGGIYDQVGGGFHRYAVDAIWLVPHFEKMLYDNALLSRLGVHLWQATGDAEARRVTEETLRWVAREMTAPSGGFYATLDADSEGHEGKFYVWDHDDLREALDASGFSPGDIEAVVHYWGVTPMGNFEGHNIPFVSRPSTADDVEPAAEEGSDASLADAVRRAKHALLAVRAHRVRPARDEKILAMWNGIMLRAVAEAARAFDPGSEGSAWLRDLALRNGEFLASTLVDPATGRVMRVHMEGVTRIPGFLEDHAGVALGFLALWALTFDERWLDLARRIGEATVQWFWDEEVGAFFDTASDAERLVTRPRDPTDNATPSGTSLAVELLLVLADVTGDEGYRRRADRVLASLAEPLARHAPAFGHLLGAADMAVDGAVELVLVGDPATAGFRALAAAAGRRYVPSLVVEGGPERSGHGRPLRAGRTAIGGRATAYVCRHATCDLPTSDPAVLDRQLAAAGRSAPGPR; this is translated from the coding sequence ATGACGAATCGCCTGATCGACGAGACCAGCCCCTATCTCCGCCAGCACGCGCACAACCCCGTCGACTGGCATCCGTGGGGCGACGAGGCGTTCGCGAAGGCACGCGCGGAAGACCGGCCCATCCTGCTCAGCGTCGGCTACGCGGCGTGCCACTGGTGCCACGTCATGGAGCGCGAGTCGTTCGAGGACGCGGCGACCGCGCAGCTCATGAACGAGTGGTTCGTCCCCGTGAAGGTCGACCGCGAGGAGCGCCCCGACGTCGACGCGATCTACATGCAGGCGACGCAGGCGATGACGGGGCACGGCGGATGGCCGATGACGGTGTTCCTCACGCCCGACGGGGAGCCGTTCGTCGCCGGCACGTACTTCCCGCCGGAGGATCGGCACGGCATGCCGAGCTTCCGCCGCGTGCTGCGCGCCGTGGCCGAGGCGTGGCGCACGCAGCGGGAGAAGGTGGAGCGCACGACGAGCGCGCTGCGCGACATGTACGCCGAGGCGGCGCGCGCCGCGGTGCCGAGCGGCACGCTCGACGACGACACGCTCGTGCGCGCGGTGCGGAGCATCGCCGCCACGTACGACCGCGACCGCGGCGGCACGAAGGGCGCCCCGAAGTTCCCGCCGGCGATGGCGTACGACTTCCTGCTGCGGCGGTGGGCGCGCACGGGCGACCCGTCGCTGCTCGACATGGCCGCGCACACGTTCCGCGCGATGGCCCGGGGCGGCATCTACGACCAGGTCGGCGGCGGCTTCCATCGCTATGCCGTCGATGCCATCTGGCTCGTGCCGCACTTCGAGAAGATGCTCTACGACAACGCCCTGCTGTCGCGGCTCGGCGTGCACCTGTGGCAGGCGACCGGCGACGCCGAGGCGCGCCGCGTGACCGAGGAGACGCTGCGCTGGGTGGCGCGCGAGATGACGGCCCCGAGCGGCGGCTTCTACGCGACGCTCGACGCCGACAGCGAGGGGCACGAGGGGAAGTTCTACGTCTGGGACCACGACGACCTGCGCGAGGCGCTCGACGCGAGCGGCTTCTCGCCGGGCGACATCGAGGCGGTCGTCCACTACTGGGGCGTCACGCCGATGGGCAACTTCGAGGGGCACAACATCCCGTTCGTGTCGCGCCCGTCGACCGCGGACGACGTCGAGCCGGCCGCCGAGGAGGGGAGCGACGCGTCGCTCGCCGACGCCGTGCGTCGCGCGAAGCACGCCCTGCTCGCCGTCCGCGCCCACCGCGTGCGCCCCGCGCGCGACGAGAAGATCCTCGCCATGTGGAACGGGATCATGCTCCGGGCGGTCGCCGAGGCCGCGCGGGCGTTCGATCCCGGGAGCGAGGGATCCGCCTGGCTGCGCGACCTCGCGCTCCGGAACGGGGAGTTCCTCGCGTCCACGCTCGTCGACCCGGCCACCGGGCGGGTGATGCGCGTCCACATGGAGGGGGTCACCCGCATCCCCGGCTTCCTCGAGGACCACGCCGGCGTGGCGCTCGGCTTCCTCGCGCTGTGGGCGCTCACGTTCGACGAGCGGTGGCTCGACCTCGCCCGGCGGATCGGCGAGGCGACGGTGCAGTGGTTCTGGGACGAGGAGGTCGGCGCGTTCTTCGACACCGCCTCCGACGCCGAGCGCCTCGTGACCCGGCCCCGCGATCCGACCGACAACGCGACGCCGTCCGGAACGTCGCTCGCCGTGGAGCTGTTGCTCGTCCTCGCCGACGTCACGGGCGACGAGGGGTACCGTCGACGCGCGGACCGGGTGCTCGCCTCGCTCGCCGAGCCGCTGGCCCGCCACGCCCCCGCGTTCGGCCACCTGCTCGGCGCCGCGGACATGGCGGTGGACGGGGCCGTGGAGCTGGTGCTCGTCGGTGATCCCGCCACAGCCGGGTTCCGCGCGCTCGCCGCGGCGGCGGGGCGGCGTTACGTGCCGTCGCTCGTCGTCGAGGGGGGCCCCGAGCGGTCGGGCCACGGCCGGCCGCTGCGGGCAGGGCGCACCGCGATCGGCGGGCGGGCCACGGCGTACGTGTGCCGCCACGCCACCTGCGACCTCCCGACGTCGGACCCCGCGGTGCTCGACCGGCAGCTCGCCGCGGCAGGGCGGAGCGCTCCGGGCCCCCGCTGA
- the crcB gene encoding fluoride efflux transporter CrcB yields the protein MRTTFAIALGGAVGTVARYGLGTWIQRATATFPLSTLVINVTGSFLLGFLMRWMLSTTASPDLRAALTIGFCGGYTTFSTFSYEAARLMESGSWARASTYIVASVGASLLATFAGFAAAVRTIARGS from the coding sequence ATGCGAACGACCTTCGCCATCGCCCTCGGCGGCGCCGTCGGCACGGTGGCGCGCTACGGCCTGGGAACCTGGATTCAGCGAGCCACCGCCACGTTCCCGCTCAGCACGCTCGTCATCAACGTCACGGGCTCGTTCCTGCTCGGCTTTCTGATGCGCTGGATGCTGAGCACCACGGCGTCGCCCGACCTGCGCGCCGCGCTGACGATCGGCTTCTGCGGCGGGTACACGACGTTCTCCACGTTCAGCTACGAGGCCGCGCGGCTGATGGAGTCCGGGAGCTGGGCGCGGGCGAGCACGTACATCGTCGCGAGCGTGGGGGCGTCGCTCCTCGCCACGTTCGCCGGATTCGCCGCCGCGGTGCGCACCATCGCCCGCGGCAGCTAG
- a CDS encoding DUF190 domain-containing protein: MHGLVGERVLMRIHIGERDRHKGAPLHEAIVALLRERHLAGATVLRGIMGFGATARVHTDKILQLSTDLPLVVECVDTEEKIEGVLAELDAMIGGGLITLEKVRVIVYRPERPA, translated from the coding sequence ATGCACGGACTCGTCGGCGAGCGTGTCCTCATGCGCATCCACATCGGCGAGCGCGACCGCCACAAGGGCGCGCCATTGCACGAGGCGATCGTCGCGCTGCTGCGCGAGCGGCACCTGGCCGGCGCCACGGTCCTGCGCGGCATCATGGGGTTCGGCGCCACGGCGCGCGTGCACACCGACAAGATCCTGCAGCTCTCCACCGACTTGCCGCTCGTCGTCGAGTGCGTCGACACGGAGGAGAAGATCGAGGGCGTGCTCGCCGAGCTCGATGCGATGATCGGCGGAGGTCTCATCACGCTGGAGAAGGTGCGCGTGATCGTGTATCGCCCCGAGCGCCCCGCGTAG